One part of the Diadema setosum chromosome 6, eeDiaSeto1, whole genome shotgun sequence genome encodes these proteins:
- the LOC140230184 gene encoding adenosine receptor A2b-like gives MEFSNNSSLLQQIDFVFIETPLNRPLMIAAFAPLAIVIVIGNALVMLAVRREPTLREPSHLLLACLALADLLAGLVAIPLKIVRSHVTCTWETAEYFTIWSLIFSGVSYVVIVLVNVDRYVAISRPLRYVSMVTSRRVVMVIVAVWVVNLMRGFMLALPFRGDQFRKFVAVLQIITGVIVMICLVVICSCNLRILIIAKSQVRRIQRAAHDHPIGIPPPGPKFKQEVKAIRAILLLVVIFCVGLLPSWILFAVEYFSDVSYLAWDISFFLQNISSAANPFIYSTKNPFFRKAFRKMFPVFFKWLDGNKIKVDLEQNNHNLH, from the coding sequence ATGGAGTTTTCTAACAACTCAAGCTTACTACAGCAGATAGATTTCGTCTTTATAGAAACTCCCCTCAATCGGCCTCTGATGATTGCCGCATTCGCACCTCTCGCTATTGTCATCGTTATCGGCAACGCTCTCGTCATGCTCGCTGTACGGAGGGAACCGACGCTGAGGGAACCAAGCCACCTTCTCCTGGCTTGTCTGGCCCTAGCGGATCTCTTGGCGGGTCTAGTTGCCATACCTCTAAAAATTGTTCGAAGTCACGTTACGTGCACTTGGGAAACTGCAGAATATTTTACAATTTGGTCCCTCATCTTCTCCGGGGTATCTTATGTGGTCATCGTACTGGTGAATGTAGACAGATATGTCGCCATAAGTCGACCCTTGCGATACGTCTCAATGGTTACCTCTAGACGGGTGGTCATGGTGATTGTTGCTGTGTGGGTGGTTAATTTGATGCGCGGTTTCATGTTAGCCCTTCCGTTCAGAGGGGACCAATTCCGCAAATTTGTCGCCGTCCTCCAAATCATCACCGGTGTCATTGTCATGATATGCCTCGTCGTCATCTGCAGTTGCAACCTCCGCATCCTCATAATCGCCAAATCCCAGGTGCGGCGAATCCAGAGGGCGGCTCATGACCACCCCATAGGCATCCCTCCTCCGGGACCAAAGTTCAAGCAAGAGGTGAAAGCAATACGCGCTATTCTACTTCTCGTAGTCATCTTCTGCGTCGGCTTACTTCCATCATGGATTTTGTTCGCAGTCGAATATTTCTCTGACGTGAGTTATCTCGCATGGGACATCAGCTTTTTCCTCCAAAACATCAGTTCAGCAGCGAACCCCTTCATCTACAGCACTAAAAATCCCTTCTTCCGGAAGGCGTTTAGGAAGATGTTCCCAGTCTTTTTCAAGTGGCTCgatggaaacaaaataaaagtcgATCTGGAGCAGAATAATCATAATCTCCATTAA